A region of Plantactinospora sp. BC1 DNA encodes the following proteins:
- a CDS encoding sugar isomerase domain-containing protein: MSGAAPAEGAAWSPQDVTASGYAARVQEVLGRALAEELPAVRRAAELVARSFAEKGLFYVFGSGHSHIFGEEAFYRAGGAVRVCPILKPAHMLHEGAVRSTVLEREHGHAEALLAGYRLDGERDVLLVASNSGANPLPVEVAQAAKARGLPLIAITSRRYASAISRPGPRLHDIADVVVDNHCPPGDALVELGPGLPSAGPSSSVVGLALLDAIIVEALGIQIRRGETPEVFMSANMPGAAEHNSEAARRMSDLVPHL, encoded by the coding sequence GTGAGCGGCGCGGCGCCCGCCGAGGGCGCGGCGTGGTCGCCACAGGACGTCACCGCCAGCGGGTACGCGGCACGCGTGCAGGAGGTCCTCGGCCGCGCCCTGGCCGAGGAGCTGCCGGCGGTACGGCGGGCCGCCGAACTGGTCGCCCGGTCGTTCGCCGAGAAGGGACTCTTCTACGTCTTCGGCAGCGGCCACTCGCACATCTTCGGCGAGGAGGCGTTCTACCGGGCCGGCGGCGCGGTGCGGGTCTGCCCGATCCTCAAGCCGGCGCACATGCTGCACGAGGGCGCGGTACGCAGCACGGTGCTGGAACGGGAGCACGGGCACGCCGAGGCGCTGCTGGCCGGGTACCGGCTCGACGGCGAGCGGGACGTCCTGCTGGTCGCCTCCAACTCGGGCGCGAACCCGCTGCCCGTCGAGGTCGCCCAGGCGGCCAAGGCGCGCGGACTGCCGCTGATCGCGATCACCTCCCGCCGGTACGCCTCGGCGATCTCCCGGCCCGGTCCACGGCTGCACGACATCGCCGACGTGGTCGTCGACAACCACTGCCCGCCCGGCGACGCGCTCGTCGAGCTGGGCCCCGGGCTGCCGTCCGCCGGACCGTCGTCCAGTGTGGTCGGTCTGGCCCTGCTCGACGCGATCATCGTCGAGGCGCTCGGCATCCAGATCCGGCGCGGCGAGACGCCGGAGGTGTTCATGAGCGCGAACATGCCCGGCGCCGCCGAGCACAACAGCGAGGCCGCGCGGCGGATGTCCGACCTCGTCCCGCACCTGTAG
- a CDS encoding carbohydrate ABC transporter permease — translation MTSAPPVTSRLSWARLPRLVTWTVLTAIVLGPLYWITISAFKDREEILRTTPTLIPTHPTLDNFRQLFTATDYPSYLTNSFVIALSTAFCTVLVSFAAAYGLYRLRIPGGNKLAGAILVAYMIPGTLLLVPLYQAFAAVELIDTRNALVIVNVAFTAPFCTWLLRGFFFAIPRDIDEAAAVDGAGPVRMMLRIVLPLLAPGISTVAVYAFVFSWTEFVFASQLIVSDQLKTLPIGLSAIMGQYTVNWGLLMAGTVCTVIPAIVPFLFAGRYFVGGLTAGAVK, via the coding sequence GTGACATCCGCGCCACCCGTGACGTCCCGGCTGTCCTGGGCGCGGCTGCCGCGCCTGGTCACCTGGACCGTGCTCACCGCCATCGTGCTCGGCCCGCTCTACTGGATCACGATCTCGGCGTTCAAGGACCGCGAGGAGATCCTGCGTACGACGCCGACGCTGATCCCGACCCACCCGACCCTGGACAACTTCCGGCAGCTCTTCACCGCGACGGACTATCCGAGCTATCTCACCAACAGCTTCGTGATCGCCCTCTCCACCGCCTTCTGCACCGTGCTGGTGTCGTTCGCGGCGGCGTACGGGCTCTACCGGCTGCGCATTCCGGGCGGCAACAAGCTGGCCGGGGCGATCCTGGTGGCGTACATGATTCCGGGGACGCTGCTGCTGGTGCCGCTCTACCAGGCGTTCGCGGCGGTGGAGCTGATCGACACCAGAAACGCGCTGGTGATCGTGAACGTCGCGTTCACCGCACCGTTCTGCACCTGGCTGCTGCGCGGCTTCTTCTTCGCGATCCCCCGGGACATCGACGAGGCCGCCGCCGTCGACGGGGCCGGCCCGGTCCGGATGATGCTGCGGATCGTGCTCCCGCTGCTCGCGCCGGGCATCTCGACCGTCGCCGTCTACGCCTTCGTCTTCTCCTGGACCGAGTTCGTCTTCGCCTCGCAGCTCATCGTCAGCGACCAGCTCAAGACGCTGCCGATCGGGCTCAGCGCGATCATGGGCCAGTACACCGTGAACTGGGGGCTGCTGATGGCCGGTACCGTCTGCACGGTCATTCCCGCCATCGTCCCGTTCCTCTTCGCCGGCCGCTACTTCGTCGGCGGGCTGACCGCCGGAGCGGTCAAGTGA
- a CDS encoding carbohydrate ABC transporter permease: MSSRNAVPGTGEVLPGTRAAGRPATAARRRRPWHTHLLGYGLVAPLVLLMLGVIGYPLLNTVLLSLQDQGVVGSSSNFVGLDNYTEAFGDGAFWAAIGRSGIWLAGNLLVQTLIAFGTALLIGRSGRWARASRTWVLIPWVIPTVAVAVIWQWLSNSNYGIVPKLAAAVGIDGLGSPFGDSALAMPALILMNSWHWFPLGAVVIFGALRTIPGEIYEAARVDGADAWRIFWRITFPLLQPVLFALGLVGSLWSFNIVDSIYLVTKGGPADATTTAPIFIYNKAFNQFQASDAAAVSVITIILLAAVAFFYIRVAKPKEDS; this comes from the coding sequence GTGAGCAGCCGCAACGCGGTGCCGGGTACCGGGGAGGTCCTCCCCGGTACCCGGGCGGCCGGGCGGCCGGCGACGGCCGCCCGCCGTCGCCGGCCCTGGCACACGCACCTGCTCGGGTACGGCCTCGTCGCGCCGCTGGTGCTGCTGATGCTCGGCGTGATCGGCTATCCGCTGCTGAACACGGTGCTGCTCAGCCTCCAGGACCAGGGTGTCGTCGGCAGCAGCTCGAACTTCGTCGGCCTCGACAACTACACCGAGGCGTTCGGCGACGGCGCGTTCTGGGCCGCGATCGGACGGTCCGGGATCTGGCTGGCCGGCAACCTGCTGGTGCAGACCCTCATCGCCTTCGGCACCGCGCTGCTGATCGGCCGCTCCGGGCGCTGGGCCCGGGCCTCCCGGACCTGGGTGCTCATCCCCTGGGTGATCCCCACCGTCGCGGTCGCGGTCATCTGGCAGTGGCTGAGCAACAGCAACTACGGCATCGTGCCGAAGCTCGCCGCCGCGGTCGGGATCGACGGGCTGGGCAGCCCGTTCGGGGACAGCGCGCTGGCGATGCCGGCGCTGATCCTGATGAACAGCTGGCACTGGTTCCCGCTCGGCGCGGTCGTCATCTTCGGCGCGCTGCGGACGATTCCCGGCGAGATCTACGAGGCCGCCCGGGTGGACGGCGCCGACGCCTGGCGGATCTTCTGGCGGATCACCTTCCCGCTGCTCCAGCCGGTGCTCTTCGCGCTCGGGCTGGTCGGGTCGCTCTGGTCGTTCAACATCGTCGACTCGATCTACCTGGTCACCAAGGGCGGGCCCGCCGACGCGACGACGACGGCCCCGATCTTCATCTACAACAAGGCCTTCAACCAGTTCCAGGCGAGCGATGCCGCCGCCGTCAGCGTGATCACGATCATCCTGCTGGCCGCCGTCGCCTTCTTCTACATCCGCGTCGCGAAGCCGAAGGAGGACTCGTGA
- a CDS encoding ABC transporter substrate-binding protein: MRYGKVKRLTAVAVAAVVGLSAAACGGSSGPAGDDKTLILWHMEQPPNRVEGFQKLIDGYNATNPEYKVQAQVQDWNQIYTKISGAVQSKTQPDILFTIPDFTTYVRPLGAVRPVTSLVEELDKAHTFGEAAKAPYRDDDQYWAVPLYGMVQMLWYRKDLLGKAGINEPPKTTAELLEAAQKLTQGNQKGIALPAGKNLATDQVLYSLMLTSGAGNFFGPTGEINFNTPETVRALTLYRDLLKQSPSDSGNYSWGEPQAAFNSGAAAMAIEKGQYLAPFESESGRPASDLGCAPIPVAESGGKPGSIYYSNAAMVMSNDDAKAAGAEAFLKYVLQPENYGTLLNSEPGLFLPLTADGATAESWTSNEVIQKYRGCVDAMLEQSKTGALFGFVDGQYVDSVGKISGQNILAQVVQRMYSSGESPEAAAKWGDEQMRAAVAK, from the coding sequence ATGAGGTACGGGAAGGTCAAGCGGCTGACCGCCGTGGCCGTGGCCGCGGTGGTCGGGCTCTCGGCCGCCGCGTGCGGCGGTTCGAGTGGGCCAGCCGGTGACGACAAGACACTGATCCTGTGGCACATGGAACAGCCACCGAACCGGGTCGAGGGCTTCCAGAAGCTGATCGACGGCTACAACGCCACGAACCCGGAATACAAGGTCCAGGCGCAGGTCCAGGACTGGAACCAGATCTACACGAAGATCTCGGGCGCGGTGCAGTCGAAGACGCAGCCCGACATCCTCTTCACCATCCCCGACTTCACCACCTACGTACGCCCGCTCGGCGCCGTCCGGCCGGTGACCTCGCTGGTGGAGGAACTCGACAAGGCGCACACCTTCGGCGAGGCGGCCAAGGCGCCGTACCGCGACGACGACCAGTACTGGGCCGTCCCGCTCTACGGCATGGTGCAGATGCTCTGGTACCGCAAGGACCTGCTGGGCAAGGCCGGCATCAACGAGCCGCCGAAGACCACCGCCGAGCTGCTGGAGGCCGCCCAGAAGCTCACCCAGGGCAACCAGAAGGGGATCGCGCTGCCGGCCGGCAAGAACCTCGCCACCGACCAGGTGCTCTACAGCCTGATGCTGACCAGCGGAGCCGGAAACTTCTTCGGTCCGACCGGTGAGATCAACTTCAACACCCCGGAAACCGTCCGGGCCCTCACCCTCTACCGGGACCTGCTCAAGCAGTCGCCGTCGGACAGCGGCAACTACTCGTGGGGCGAGCCGCAGGCGGCGTTCAACAGCGGCGCGGCGGCGATGGCGATCGAGAAGGGGCAGTACCTGGCGCCGTTCGAGTCCGAGTCCGGCCGTCCGGCGAGCGACCTGGGCTGCGCCCCGATCCCGGTCGCGGAATCCGGCGGCAAGCCGGGCAGCATCTACTACTCCAACGCCGCCATGGTGATGTCCAACGACGACGCCAAGGCCGCCGGTGCGGAGGCGTTCCTGAAGTACGTCCTCCAGCCGGAGAACTACGGCACGCTGCTCAACTCCGAGCCGGGGCTGTTCCTGCCGCTGACCGCCGACGGTGCCACCGCCGAGTCGTGGACCAGCAACGAGGTCATCCAGAAGTACCGGGGCTGTGTCGACGCCATGCTCGAACAGTCGAAGACCGGCGCCCTGTTCGGCTTCGTCGACGGCCAGTACGTCGACTCCGTCGGCAAGATCTCCGGGCAGAACATCCTGGCCCAGGTCGTGCAGCGGATGTACAGCAGCGGAGAGTCGCCGGAGGCGGCGGCCAAGTGGGGTGACGAGCAGATGCGTGCGGCGGTCGCCAAGTGA
- a CDS encoding GntR family transcriptional regulator, whose protein sequence is MSTPKHVAITNALREQCRNLPVGSRLPSEKDLAVRFEVSRMTVRQALDALATDGRVERVPGLGTFVRRPTVAMGPNLSSFTEDMRSRGLRPSSRLVAIEEVAASPEVAVDLGVEVDSPVIRLERLRFADDEPMCLEDAHLPARFQRILETAELEGSLHEVLARAGVVVAAARRRVRAVPAPSRDAQLLGLPEHAPALEIVDIFYDTNRRPAQRSRSRYRHDRYEVMSDLHRPSTEPRETVK, encoded by the coding sequence ATGTCAACGCCGAAACACGTCGCGATCACGAACGCTCTCCGCGAGCAGTGCCGGAACCTGCCGGTCGGGTCCCGGCTGCCCTCGGAGAAGGATCTCGCCGTGCGCTTCGAGGTCAGCCGGATGACGGTCCGGCAGGCGCTCGACGCATTGGCCACCGACGGACGGGTGGAACGGGTCCCCGGCCTCGGCACGTTCGTCCGCCGACCCACCGTGGCCATGGGCCCCAACCTCTCCTCCTTCACCGAGGACATGCGCTCCCGGGGGCTGCGGCCGAGCAGCCGGCTCGTCGCGATCGAGGAGGTCGCCGCCTCCCCCGAGGTCGCCGTCGACCTCGGCGTCGAGGTCGACAGCCCGGTCATCCGGCTGGAGCGGCTGCGCTTCGCCGACGACGAGCCCATGTGCCTGGAGGACGCCCACCTGCCGGCCCGGTTCCAGCGCATCCTGGAAACCGCCGAACTGGAGGGGTCGCTGCACGAGGTACTCGCCAGGGCCGGCGTGGTGGTCGCGGCGGCCCGACGTCGAGTACGCGCCGTGCCTGCACCGTCACGCGATGCTCAACTTCTCGGCCTGCCGGAACACGCCCCGGCGCTGGAGATCGTCGACATCTTCTACGACACCAACCGCCGCCCGGCGCAGCGTTCCCGGTCCCGTTACCGCCACGACCGCTACGAGGTCATGTCCGACCTGCACCGCCCCAGCACCGAACCGAGGGAGACCGTCAAGTGA
- a CDS encoding RidA family protein, translated as MTWTAHTSPDLPEPAGPYSHVVDTGTLVWTAGFGPKNPATGVVPEGITAQTEQVLDNVEGALRTVGLGLGDVVKATVHLQHLDRDFAAYNEVYARRFRPPYPVRTTVGSTLAGILVEVDVVAVRRDPTQAG; from the coding sequence GTGACCTGGACCGCCCACACCAGCCCGGACCTGCCCGAACCGGCCGGACCCTACAGTCACGTCGTCGACACGGGCACGCTGGTCTGGACGGCCGGTTTCGGACCGAAGAACCCGGCCACCGGCGTCGTCCCGGAGGGGATCACCGCGCAGACCGAGCAGGTGCTCGACAACGTCGAGGGCGCGCTGCGCACCGTCGGGCTGGGCCTCGGCGACGTCGTGAAGGCCACCGTGCACCTGCAACACCTCGACCGGGACTTCGCCGCCTACAACGAGGTGTACGCCAGGCGCTTCCGGCCGCCCTACCCGGTACGCACCACCGTCGGCAGCACCCTCGCCGGGATCCTGGTCGAGGTCGACGTCGTGGCCGTACGCCGCGACCCGACCCAGGCGGGCTGA
- a CDS encoding MBL fold metallo-hydrolase, whose protein sequence is MGAVPLLDSVWLVGSGSHPDARTDPHDCHCYLIWDGEDGVLVDTGTGLGARAWLAAVAEVCDPAALTGVIVTHYHADHAGGAAAAQAAGLPLLASAETSAALATADESRSSLAVARAAGVYPADYRLAPATVDRVLAGGDVVRAGDLDLRIVDAPGHCDGHLVVLLRRAGRTILFSGDCLFAGGRVSIQAIHDCRLDRYAETVVALAGQEVDVLLPGHGEPVLTDAGVEIARAAESFRRLVPPPNVLGS, encoded by the coding sequence ATGGGCGCGGTCCCCCTGCTCGACTCCGTCTGGCTGGTCGGCAGCGGCAGCCACCCCGACGCCCGCACCGACCCGCACGACTGCCACTGCTACCTGATCTGGGACGGCGAGGACGGCGTACTTGTCGACACCGGGACCGGTCTCGGTGCGCGAGCCTGGCTGGCCGCCGTCGCCGAGGTCTGCGACCCGGCCGCGCTCACCGGCGTCATCGTCACGCACTACCACGCCGACCACGCCGGTGGTGCCGCCGCCGCGCAGGCCGCCGGGCTGCCCCTGCTGGCCAGCGCCGAGACCTCGGCCGCACTGGCCACCGCCGACGAGTCCCGCAGCTCGCTGGCGGTGGCCCGGGCGGCCGGCGTCTACCCGGCCGACTACCGGCTCGCACCGGCCACAGTGGACCGGGTACTGGCCGGCGGTGACGTCGTCCGGGCCGGCGACCTCGACCTCCGGATCGTCGACGCACCCGGCCACTGCGACGGCCACCTCGTCGTACTGCTGCGGCGCGCCGGCCGCACCATCCTGTTCAGCGGGGACTGCCTCTTCGCCGGCGGGCGGGTGAGCATCCAGGCGATCCACGACTGCCGGCTCGACCGGTACGCCGAGACGGTCGTCGCCCTCGCCGGACAGGAGGTCGACGTCCTGCTCCCCGGGCACGGCGAGCCGGTGCTGACCGACGCCGGGGTGGAGATCGCCCGGGCGGCCGAATCCTTCCGCCGGCTCGTCCCGCCGCCGAACGTCCTCGGTTCCTGA